The following is a genomic window from Leptospira bandrabouensis.
GAAAGAAATGAATGGAAGTCCGTTTCTAATAGAAAAAGCTATTTAAATAAGTTTAAAATTGCTGCAAAAAATACTTTAGCCAAAGACAAAAGAATGAATATTCGAATTGCAGGAAAAGACATTCAATTATTAAAAACAAA
Proteins encoded in this region:
- a CDS encoding antitoxin, producing MKIKLTDEEKELELSFERNEWKSVSNRKSYLNKFKIAAKNTLAKDKRMNIRIAGKDIQLLKTKALEIGIPYQTLVSSILHQYVTGKLKEQ